In Brevibacillus brevis NBRC 100599, a single genomic region encodes these proteins:
- a CDS encoding recombinase RecT: protein MSEAKTVNQSALAGQLAQRTMTKAENFNAVIKKELADNFQAIKSLVPKHMTPERLARITLTAISRTPALIDCTPASIVGAVMNCATLGLEPNLIGHAYLVPFKNNRTKQMECQFQIGYKGQIDLIRRTGDVSKIYAETVYENDLFIYIKGEDKRLVHVPFDMLHHLENFTPSKDDFMDIMMAQAIGAIKSRGANDQGKPVRYYSAYRLKDGAFDFVTMTAEQCQKHAMTHSAAKKDGKLVGPWKDHFESMCKKTCIKEMAKYMPISIEVQEKLSTDEAVLKLRKDNGIESDNIFDVDYKIVEEGQAEPDEEAAE, encoded by the coding sequence ATGTCTGAAGCCAAGACGGTAAATCAGTCTGCCTTAGCCGGGCAGTTAGCTCAGCGCACGATGACTAAGGCTGAAAACTTTAACGCAGTGATCAAGAAAGAGCTTGCCGACAACTTTCAAGCTATTAAATCGTTGGTTCCAAAGCACATGACGCCTGAGCGTTTAGCTCGAATCACGTTAACAGCTATCAGTAGGACACCAGCACTTATTGATTGCACACCTGCTTCAATTGTGGGAGCTGTAATGAACTGCGCGACGTTGGGACTGGAGCCTAATTTAATTGGACACGCCTATTTAGTTCCGTTCAAAAACAACCGTACTAAGCAAATGGAATGCCAGTTTCAGATTGGATATAAAGGACAGATTGATTTGATTCGACGTACTGGTGATGTATCTAAGATTTACGCTGAGACGGTCTACGAAAACGACTTGTTCATTTACATCAAAGGTGAGGACAAGCGTCTAGTCCATGTTCCTTTCGATATGCTGCACCACCTAGAGAACTTCACTCCGAGTAAGGATGATTTCATGGACATTATGATGGCCCAAGCTATCGGGGCCATTAAATCTAGGGGAGCAAATGATCAAGGGAAGCCAGTTCGTTACTATTCAGCTTATCGACTAAAAGATGGAGCTTTTGATTTTGTAACCATGACGGCCGAGCAATGCCAAAAGCATGCCATGACGCATTCTGCTGCCAAGAAAGACGGGAAGTTGGTAGGTCCATGGAAAGACCACTTTGAGAGTATGTGCAAGAAAACCTGCATCAAGGAAATGGCGAAATACATGCCGATTAGCATCGAAGTGCAGGAGAAGCTTTCGACTGATGAAGCCGTTCTGAAGCTTCGGAAAGATAACGGAATTGAGTCAGACAACATTTTCGATGTGGATTATAAGATCGTTGAAGAAGGTCAAGCTGAACCCGATGAAGAGGCAGCTGAGTAA
- a CDS encoding DUF6979 family protein has protein sequence MDNKAYALKGVELLIKDPVLSQSPSTLWKAINIQKSHNSQMDVLISLWNNDLIVR, from the coding sequence CTGGATAATAAAGCTTATGCTCTTAAAGGTGTTGAATTACTAATAAAAGACCCTGTCCTATCACAAAGTCCTTCAACCTTGTGGAAGGCAATCAATATACAAAAGAGTCATAACAGTCAGATGGATGTTTTGATATCCCTTTGGAACAATGACCTGATCGTGAGGTAG
- a CDS encoding DnaD domain protein gives MARARNIKPGFFKNEDLSDLSPHTRLLFIGLWCLADREGFLEDRPKRIKGELFPYENVEVDKCLQELHHAGFIIRYEVDGERFISIPKFKDHQNPHHREAASKIPKPEIGKDKPRAVTDQGMAQPQDSLGLSSEIPCLGSDEPTKSRADSLIPDSLKLIPDTTTTDSKEQHKSVVVVGGRDLQVFNSVIDQYKHYFNFDPNPTIMQLLHSYLDDGLQMDMLAWVMRYAAEKGKAWDYAKGTLEKMFVQGVRTAEQAEKANLEFQQQQSHKVVPIRDSKLRVDHLPASVQWQMEQERAGAFQSRESPRLLRDDPELMGMLDRMRRSRTTGS, from the coding sequence GTGGCTAGAGCAAGGAACATCAAGCCAGGATTTTTTAAAAACGAGGACCTGTCTGATCTCAGTCCCCACACAAGATTATTGTTCATCGGGTTGTGGTGCTTAGCTGATCGTGAGGGGTTTTTAGAGGATAGACCAAAACGAATAAAGGGTGAGCTTTTCCCATATGAGAATGTCGAGGTAGACAAGTGCTTGCAGGAATTACATCACGCTGGCTTTATCATCAGATACGAAGTGGATGGAGAGCGTTTCATTAGTATTCCAAAATTTAAGGACCATCAAAATCCTCATCATAGAGAAGCAGCGAGCAAAATACCAAAGCCCGAAATAGGTAAGGACAAGCCGAGGGCTGTGACCGACCAAGGTATGGCACAGCCTCAGGACAGCCTAGGGCTTTCCTCGGAAATTCCGTGCCTAGGTAGTGACGAGCCTACTAAAAGCCGTGCTGATTCTCTGATTCCTGATTCCCTTAAACTGATTCCTGATACCACTACTACTGATTCCAAGGAACAGCATAAAAGCGTGGTGGTGGTCGGTGGAAGGGACCTGCAGGTTTTCAATAGCGTAATTGATCAATACAAGCATTATTTCAACTTCGACCCAAATCCAACTATCATGCAGTTACTACATAGCTATTTGGATGATGGGTTACAGATGGACATGTTAGCTTGGGTAATGCGATATGCAGCCGAAAAAGGTAAGGCGTGGGATTACGCAAAAGGAACCCTTGAGAAGATGTTCGTTCAGGGGGTGCGGACTGCTGAACAAGCGGAGAAAGCTAACCTGGAGTTCCAACAACAGCAATCGCATAAGGTTGTACCCATCAGAGATAGCAAACTAAGGGTAGACCATCTCCCAGCATCTGTTCAGTGGCAAATGGAGCAAGAAAGGGCAGGGGCGTTCCAATCCCGGGAATCACCGCGCTTATTACGTGATGACCCGGAACTAATGGGAATGCTAGACCGCATGAGACGGTCAAGGACAACAGGTAGCTAG
- a CDS encoding DNA adenine methylase, whose amino-acid sequence MKYPRILHYPGSKWSLADWIIEHMPEHTIYLEPFFGSGAVLFNKRPARLETVNDIDGDVVNLFKMIRERPDELAEVVHWTPYSREEFKAAYDLPNDDVDRARRFLVKCWQAIRVKTGSISGWKCRGTADDSYRVKQWNELPNKISVVAERLKEIQIENRPALQIIGRYRREDVLIYADPPYILGTRNGEIYESEMTDRDHSDLLQTLKDHPGPVLLSGYANELYDDLLSDWQREERQQIIETGQARTEVLWINPVAADQVGQQTIFSLPGI is encoded by the coding sequence TTGAAATATCCGAGGATCCTACATTACCCGGGGAGCAAGTGGAGCCTGGCTGACTGGATAATAGAACATATGCCGGAGCACACAATTTATCTTGAACCGTTCTTTGGATCTGGAGCAGTGCTATTCAATAAACGTCCAGCAAGGCTCGAGACAGTAAACGATATTGATGGAGATGTGGTTAATCTGTTCAAAATGATTCGGGAACGGCCAGATGAATTGGCTGAGGTGGTTCACTGGACACCTTACTCCCGTGAAGAATTTAAGGCAGCTTACGACCTACCAAACGATGACGTCGATCGGGCTAGACGTTTCTTGGTTAAGTGTTGGCAGGCGATCCGGGTAAAGACGGGATCAATATCTGGGTGGAAATGCCGTGGTACTGCAGATGATTCTTATCGAGTAAAACAGTGGAATGAATTGCCGAACAAAATTAGCGTAGTGGCTGAACGCCTGAAGGAGATCCAAATTGAGAATAGGCCAGCACTCCAGATCATTGGAAGGTATCGACGAGAAGATGTCCTGATTTATGCTGATCCACCTTACATTTTGGGCACTAGGAACGGGGAGATTTACGAGAGCGAAATGACGGATAGAGATCATTCCGATCTGTTGCAGACATTGAAAGATCATCCCGGACCAGTTTTGCTATCTGGGTATGCAAATGAACTCTATGACGATTTGCTGAGCGATTGGCAACGGGAAGAACGCCAGCAGATTATAGAAACGGGGCAAGCGCGGACAGAAGTACTTTGGATAAATCCAGTGGCAGCTGATCAAGTGGGGCAGCAGACAATCTTCTCGTTGCCAGGCATTTAA
- a CDS encoding PIN-like domain-containing protein codes for MRSRFSGFYRPTNEEFNQLWKECIFVFDTNVLLHVYRYPQQAREALMNIFKHVSDRTWIPHQIGLEYHFRLNEEISKQNRAYEDLQVSLRSKLGEIENKLNQYSRHTNLKVEVLVDKLKKGINEVSQDLVEQKETHPDLVELSNALLTLFEGKIGEAYDSEKLEEIYKDGEKRYDLKVPPGYEDAKKKKDHTKYHDGILYQDQYGDLVFWYQIIDKAKEINKPVILITDDNKIDWWQEHKGETIGPQPELIHEFKRKTNGLKFYMYNSEQFVKFANQYLEIDKSETNIEQVVEDIKKSKIIALEEDSVEKIRNKYSRSFKPREIKQTSLVEYSKEYGAVIKLKSKTFTNIALKDFKDNLSDVYPNQFIEVHKISERQEWIAILVVFSRPIKTSFAKIKKFFETHPVISLYDVIEFEIIDQERENTYNTLTREMEV; via the coding sequence ATGAGAAGTAGATTTTCTGGTTTCTATCGACCGACTAATGAAGAGTTTAATCAACTTTGGAAAGAGTGTATCTTCGTATTTGATACAAACGTTCTGTTGCACGTATATCGATACCCACAACAAGCTAGAGAAGCCCTTATGAATATTTTTAAACATGTTAGTGATCGGACTTGGATTCCTCACCAGATTGGGCTCGAATATCATTTCAGACTTAACGAGGAAATTTCAAAACAAAATAGAGCATATGAAGATTTACAAGTATCATTAAGAAGTAAATTGGGTGAAATAGAAAACAAATTGAATCAATATTCAAGACATACAAATTTAAAAGTTGAAGTATTGGTAGACAAATTAAAGAAGGGTATCAACGAGGTATCCCAAGATTTGGTAGAACAAAAAGAAACTCATCCTGACTTAGTAGAATTAAGTAATGCATTATTAACACTTTTTGAAGGGAAAATTGGTGAGGCATACGATAGCGAAAAGTTGGAGGAAATTTATAAGGATGGGGAAAAAAGGTACGATCTAAAGGTTCCTCCTGGATATGAAGATGCTAAAAAGAAAAAGGATCATACAAAATATCATGATGGAATTCTATATCAGGATCAATATGGTGATTTAGTATTTTGGTATCAAATTATCGATAAGGCAAAAGAGATAAATAAACCAGTAATTTTAATAACTGATGACAATAAAATTGACTGGTGGCAAGAACACAAAGGAGAGACTATTGGTCCACAACCTGAATTAATCCATGAGTTCAAAAGAAAAACTAATGGATTGAAATTCTACATGTATAACAGTGAGCAATTCGTAAAATTCGCTAATCAGTACCTTGAAATTGATAAGAGTGAAACAAATATTGAACAAGTAGTTGAAGACATTAAGAAATCGAAAATAATTGCTTTAGAAGAAGATAGTGTAGAGAAAATTAGAAATAAATACTCACGGTCTTTTAAACCGAGAGAAATAAAACAAACCTCATTAGTTGAATATTCCAAGGAATATGGGGCAGTAATTAAATTAAAATCCAAGACTTTTACCAATATTGCTTTGAAGGACTTTAAAGATAACTTAAGTGATGTTTATCCAAATCAGTTTATTGAGGTTCATAAAATAAGTGAACGACAAGAGTGGATAGCAATATTAGTCGTATTTTCGAGACCAATAAAAACGAGTTTTGCAAAAATTAAAAAGTTTTTTGAAACCCACCCTGTGATTAGTCTTTACGATGTAATTGAATTTGAGATAATAGATCAAGAAAGAGAAAATACTTATAACACATTAACAAGAGAAATGGAAGTATAG
- a CDS encoding MrcB family domain-containing protein has product MRQQFIEILNSYNNLRTTPYQPTASDEAKLLTNVAPTTIRAALNLDKRKYKVQGSVGAGKWTDTPWISVFDKEITESAQQGFYIVYLFRKDMRGVYLSLNQGTTYVASKFKGLNPKKKMKQIAENIRQSLDIDRTIFPNESIDLKASTTNAKNYTAAHICGKYYDALALPDDEQLKVDLKNLLKIYEQLKIQMAGRGTEEMLDYYLQKEEIEDTQFQSDVQVAEPSNTPLVPQPVPPQVESNGKQQWKRNASIAKEALRNEDYLCEVNNGHLSFTSAITNKNFVEAHHLIPMKLQALFSWSLDVPGNIVSLCPNCHRKIHHASKSERKELIEVLYSKKINRLKSFGIDIQLKDLLKAYAC; this is encoded by the coding sequence ATGAGACAGCAATTTATTGAGATTCTTAATTCATACAACAATCTTAGAACCACACCATATCAACCTACTGCGAGTGATGAAGCTAAATTATTGACAAATGTAGCTCCAACAACAATTAGAGCTGCACTCAACTTAGACAAAAGAAAATACAAAGTACAGGGTTCAGTTGGTGCTGGTAAATGGACTGACACTCCCTGGATAAGTGTTTTCGATAAGGAAATTACTGAAAGCGCACAACAAGGATTCTATATCGTTTACTTGTTTCGAAAAGATATGAGAGGGGTTTATCTGTCTCTAAATCAAGGTACCACTTATGTTGCTAGCAAATTCAAAGGTCTCAATCCTAAGAAAAAGATGAAACAAATTGCCGAAAATATCAGGCAGAGCCTAGATATTGATAGAACTATTTTCCCCAATGAAAGCATTGATTTGAAGGCAAGCACGACAAATGCAAAGAATTATACAGCTGCTCATATTTGTGGCAAGTATTATGATGCTTTAGCTCTTCCTGATGATGAGCAATTGAAAGTGGACCTGAAGAATCTGCTTAAAATCTATGAACAACTAAAAATACAAATGGCTGGTAGAGGTACGGAAGAAATGTTGGACTATTACCTTCAGAAAGAAGAGATTGAAGATACCCAATTTCAGTCCGATGTTCAAGTTGCTGAGCCTTCTAACACACCACTTGTTCCTCAACCGGTCCCCCCCCAAGTGGAAAGCAACGGAAAACAGCAATGGAAAAGGAACGCTAGCATTGCTAAAGAAGCATTACGCAATGAGGACTATCTATGTGAAGTTAACAATGGGCATTTGAGTTTCACTTCTGCCATTACCAATAAGAACTTTGTAGAAGCTCATCATTTAATTCCAATGAAGTTGCAAGCACTATTTTCGTGGAGTTTAGATGTGCCTGGTAATATCGTGTCACTGTGTCCAAACTGCCACAGAAAGATTCACCATGCATCTAAATCTGAAAGAAAGGAACTTATTGAAGTTTTGTACAGTAAGAAAATTAACAGGTTAAAGTCTTTTGGAATTGACATTCAGCTTAAGGATCTACTTAAAGCATACGCATGTTAA
- a CDS encoding HNH endonuclease, translating into MSMFNEVRAVPKPTFKRRVKKQKDRGKITSKVLAEVWERDKGCCVLCKKSSKQVWTLEGHHIIFRSQGGTGEPWNVALACGPVTQSGTCHWKAHNTRAGRLAFIEYQQKTLLPFYQGGAS; encoded by the coding sequence ATGAGCATGTTCAATGAGGTTCGAGCCGTTCCTAAACCTACATTTAAGCGAAGAGTTAAGAAACAAAAGGATCGCGGGAAGATTACTTCCAAAGTTCTCGCTGAGGTGTGGGAACGGGATAAGGGCTGCTGCGTGCTTTGCAAGAAAAGTAGTAAGCAAGTATGGACATTAGAAGGGCACCACATCATCTTCCGAAGCCAAGGAGGAACTGGTGAACCATGGAACGTTGCACTGGCATGCGGTCCAGTTACTCAGTCAGGTACGTGCCACTGGAAGGCTCATAACACGCGAGCGGGTCGCTTAGCGTTTATTGAATACCAACAAAAGACTCTCCTTCCTTTCTATCAGGGAGGAGCATCATAG
- a CDS encoding YqaJ viral recombinase family protein has product MKAIRLVNTLNMQHQDWLEHRRLGIGGSDAAAICGLSRYKSPMAVYLEKLGELPPVEDNPKMKAGRLLEPVIADWFAEDTGYKVWRQNAIFQHLEHPFMLANIDRWLPGQNAGLECKNTSEYCKDDWSGAQAPTEYILQCNHYMAATGADRWFIAVLIGGWDFQWRVIERDEELIKNLITIEKGFWEEHVMAKVPPVFSHQDTEYFKDAFPESVSDSSIELPEEAYRIIQELHRARADKAQAEQREEAAKNQIKGYMQTSEKAYFQGDLRFTWKTGKRGRTFRVIGGDE; this is encoded by the coding sequence ATGAAAGCCATTCGTTTAGTGAACACACTAAACATGCAGCATCAAGACTGGCTGGAACATCGACGTCTTGGAATTGGTGGTTCCGATGCAGCTGCGATTTGTGGGTTAAGTCGCTATAAATCACCGATGGCAGTTTATCTAGAGAAACTGGGAGAGCTACCTCCGGTAGAAGACAATCCAAAAATGAAGGCAGGACGACTGCTGGAACCTGTTATTGCTGATTGGTTTGCAGAGGATACCGGATACAAAGTATGGAGGCAAAATGCGATATTTCAACATCTGGAGCATCCCTTCATGCTAGCTAATATTGATCGCTGGTTGCCTGGACAGAATGCAGGCTTGGAATGCAAGAACACATCGGAATATTGCAAGGATGACTGGTCTGGTGCGCAGGCTCCAACGGAATACATTCTTCAATGCAACCATTACATGGCTGCTACTGGGGCAGATAGATGGTTTATCGCCGTTCTGATTGGAGGCTGGGATTTTCAATGGCGCGTGATCGAACGGGATGAAGAGCTGATCAAGAACCTAATCACTATTGAAAAAGGATTCTGGGAAGAGCATGTGATGGCAAAAGTTCCGCCAGTCTTTTCTCATCAAGATACTGAGTATTTCAAGGATGCATTTCCTGAATCTGTTTCGGATTCTTCGATAGAGCTGCCCGAAGAAGCATATCGAATCATACAAGAGTTACACCGAGCACGAGCAGATAAAGCCCAAGCAGAACAGCGCGAGGAAGCAGCGAAGAACCAAATTAAGGGTTACATGCAGACAAGTGAAAAAGCGTATTTCCAAGGCGATCTTCGCTTTACTTGGAAGACCGGGAAGCGCGGCCGAACTTTTCGGGTAATTGGAGGCGATGAATAA
- a CDS encoding ASCH domain-containing protein has translation MKAITIHQPWASLIALGEKQFETRSWATKYCGPLAIHAAKKLDKEICMEEPFRSVLAEHGYTEDNLPTGAVVAICQLGECHEVMADFGNYALIAKDRFYIGTQEYHFGNYESGRYAWELLSVKPIDAVPAKGQQGLWNWGGERDDD, from the coding sequence TTGAAAGCCATCACTATTCACCAGCCGTGGGCGTCGCTGATTGCCCTCGGGGAGAAGCAGTTCGAAACGCGCAGCTGGGCGACAAAATATTGTGGGCCGTTAGCGATCCACGCTGCAAAGAAATTGGACAAGGAGATTTGCATGGAAGAGCCTTTTCGTAGCGTGTTGGCTGAACACGGATACACGGAAGACAACCTGCCAACAGGAGCAGTTGTAGCGATTTGCCAACTTGGAGAGTGTCACGAGGTTATGGCGGACTTTGGAAACTATGCGCTGATTGCAAAAGACCGATTCTACATTGGCACACAGGAATACCATTTCGGGAATTATGAGAGTGGTAGGTATGCTTGGGAGCTTCTGAGCGTCAAGCCAATTGATGCGGTGCCAGCAAAAGGGCAGCAGGGACTTTGGAATTGGGGAGGGGAACGGGACGATGACTGA
- a CDS encoding helix-turn-helix domain-containing protein gives MNLKEFGVFFARIREKSGYRSQRELADVSGVSHSTINRIEAGTHKTKHETLKVLATYLKDVTYEELLEKAGILEDTASPSSKKDKPLSEYESLFFYELEKLSEEDKQKALEHVRYLRYLAEQQK, from the coding sequence ATGAATCTAAAAGAATTCGGCGTGTTTTTTGCTCGTATTAGAGAAAAAAGTGGATACAGAAGCCAGCGGGAACTCGCGGATGTTTCAGGCGTGAGCCATTCGACAATTAATAGAATTGAAGCTGGTACCCATAAAACTAAACACGAGACCTTGAAAGTGCTTGCTACCTATCTAAAGGACGTTACATATGAGGAGCTTTTGGAGAAAGCCGGAATTTTAGAGGATACAGCTTCCCCTTCCTCCAAGAAAGACAAACCACTTTCCGAATATGAAAGCTTATTCTTCTACGAGTTAGAAAAGCTAAGCGAGGAAGATAAACAGAAGGCTTTAGAACATGTGAGGTACTTGAGATATCTTGCAGAGCAACAGAAATGA
- the lepB gene encoding signal peptidase I, whose product MKTLFLLLSLIFTSLSSVQPDQSTSVFVSEGESMAPTLNSNDRFLADKTYYDSHPIQRGDIVIFQAEKDRQYVKRVIALPGETLEYKSDILYINNKVVDEPYLASAKNVAQKENHYLTEDFGPITIPEDTIFVLGDNRLNSLDSRVIGPVHVSKILGKMTNKLPPN is encoded by the coding sequence ATGAAAACGCTCTTCCTCTTGTTATCTTTAATTTTCACAAGTCTTTCTTCAGTCCAGCCCGACCAATCCACGAGTGTCTTTGTATCTGAGGGTGAGAGTATGGCCCCTACTTTGAACAGCAACGATCGATTTCTTGCTGATAAAACCTACTATGACTCCCATCCTATCCAACGTGGAGATATCGTTATTTTCCAAGCCGAGAAAGATCGACAATACGTTAAAAGGGTTATTGCGTTGCCGGGAGAAACGCTTGAATATAAAAGTGATATTCTCTACATCAATAACAAAGTGGTCGACGAACCATACTTGGCTTCAGCTAAAAATGTAGCCCAAAAAGAAAATCACTATCTGACTGAGGACTTCGGGCCTATAACTATCCCCGAAGATACAATATTTGTTTTAGGAGATAATCGTTTAAATAGTCTAGATAGCAGAGTGATCGGTCCAGTTCATGTCAGTAAAATATTAGGCAAGATGACAAACAAGTTACCCCCAAATTAA
- a CDS encoding DUF6979 family protein has translation MGKYGETALQAVKLIESNQAATPQEAWEKASTKLFGAGTHGQRKGCPKGAFLGLCEEGFVRKALYAE, from the coding sequence ATGGGTAAATACGGTGAAACTGCACTACAGGCAGTTAAATTGATTGAATCAAATCAAGCTGCTACTCCCCAAGAAGCCTGGGAGAAGGCGTCAACCAAGCTATTTGGCGCAGGTACACATGGACAAAGAAAAGGATGTCCTAAAGGTGCATTCTTGGGGCTTTGTGAGGAAGGCTTTGTGAGGAAGGCTTTGTACGCGGAATAG
- a CDS encoding DUF4145 domain-containing protein yields the protein MNEEEVYHVLVCYHCGNKTQMRQIAHFDRHETENFLGFEELYSITFYTDWDLYLCPVCDNVTLLKTSKNTEERDPQDYSVIPRESILYPNVSIDDSGIPEKVRKSFEAALRIKNVEATLCAIGIRRTLEMMCKEKQASGKDLYHKLKDLSDKGVLPPIVNEMASVLRELGNEAAHGDEREFSDDLISSMIKFTHVILDYVYNLPDKLSGIQKHLSMTVEGSAELRGSTALRAEGVVVNSGDAE from the coding sequence GTGAACGAAGAAGAAGTTTACCATGTTCTTGTCTGTTACCATTGTGGCAACAAAACACAAATGAGGCAGATTGCCCATTTTGATAGACACGAGACAGAAAACTTTTTGGGGTTTGAAGAGCTATATTCTATTACATTTTATACGGATTGGGACTTATATCTCTGTCCAGTATGTGACAATGTAACGCTCCTTAAAACTTCAAAAAATACTGAAGAACGGGATCCACAAGATTATAGTGTAATTCCAAGAGAATCAATACTTTATCCTAACGTGTCTATTGATGACAGTGGAATACCTGAAAAAGTAAGGAAGTCATTCGAAGCTGCTTTACGAATTAAGAATGTTGAGGCAACATTATGTGCAATTGGTATTCGTCGGACCCTTGAAATGATGTGTAAAGAAAAACAGGCAAGTGGTAAGGACCTTTATCATAAATTAAAGGATTTGTCAGATAAAGGGGTTCTTCCACCTATTGTAAATGAAATGGCGTCTGTTCTTAGAGAACTAGGAAATGAGGCGGCCCACGGGGATGAAAGAGAATTCTCGGACGACTTAATCAGCTCGATGATCAAATTTACACATGTTATTCTTGACTACGTCTACAATCTTCCAGATAAGTTATCCGGTATTCAAAAGCACCTCAGTATGACTGTAGAAGGTAGTGCTGAATTAAGAGGCTCCACAGCGCTAAGAGCTGAAGGAGTAGTGGTTAATTCAGGGGACGCTGAATAG
- a CDS encoding site-specific DNA-methyltransferase, with product MDIRKIPVSMIRAAEYNPRIDLKPGEPEYEKLKRSIEEFGYVEPLVWNERTGNLVGGHQRFKILINEQQAKEVEVSVVDLDHTREKALNLALNKIRGDWDEEKLAYVLAELQESDLDISLSGFENEEVTELLSEYLDIHVEEPVVDDDFDVQQALDEIQEPETKQGDIWRLGRHLLMCGDSTSRHDVQVLMDGVKAALVVTDPPYNVAFKSDSSELAADGRASIMNDDMPMEQFEEFLGYTFQNYSDLMDDKAAIYVFHPSSYQREFETKMNEAGIVVRTQCVWVKNAATFGFAQYKFKHEPVFYAHLKGQAPAWYGDRKQTTVWRSGGLLGEQQEPNSVWEVSRGDVSKYVHPTQKPLELLAIPISNSSQKNDIVVDLFGGSGSTLMTCEQMGRICRTMELDPKFCDVIKRRFLEATGIEPVLIRRLGEAA from the coding sequence ATGGACATACGGAAAATTCCAGTCTCTATGATAAGAGCTGCAGAGTATAATCCACGGATCGACCTGAAGCCGGGTGAACCTGAGTACGAAAAGCTGAAACGGTCCATCGAGGAATTTGGCTATGTTGAGCCGCTTGTCTGGAATGAACGAACAGGAAACCTCGTTGGTGGCCATCAGCGTTTTAAAATTCTTATAAACGAACAGCAGGCCAAAGAGGTTGAGGTCTCAGTCGTTGATCTGGATCATACTCGGGAAAAAGCACTCAATCTGGCGCTGAACAAAATCAGGGGGGACTGGGATGAGGAAAAACTGGCCTATGTACTTGCTGAGCTACAGGAAAGTGATTTGGATATCTCACTGTCTGGTTTTGAAAATGAAGAAGTCACGGAACTACTTAGTGAATACCTAGATATCCATGTAGAGGAACCGGTCGTTGACGATGATTTCGACGTTCAGCAGGCTTTAGATGAGATCCAGGAGCCCGAGACAAAGCAGGGAGATATATGGCGACTAGGAAGGCATCTACTGATGTGTGGAGATTCTACCAGTCGACATGATGTCCAAGTTCTCATGGATGGAGTAAAGGCAGCCCTCGTTGTAACTGACCCGCCCTATAACGTTGCATTCAAGAGTGATTCTTCAGAGCTTGCTGCAGATGGTAGGGCGAGCATCATGAACGATGATATGCCAATGGAGCAATTTGAGGAGTTTCTAGGGTACACATTTCAAAACTATTCGGACCTAATGGATGACAAAGCGGCTATTTACGTATTCCATCCGTCCAGCTATCAACGTGAGTTTGAAACGAAAATGAACGAAGCAGGCATTGTGGTACGTACGCAATGTGTATGGGTAAAGAACGCAGCTACCTTTGGATTTGCTCAGTACAAGTTCAAACATGAACCAGTATTCTATGCGCATTTGAAAGGACAAGCTCCGGCATGGTACGGCGATCGCAAGCAGACTACTGTGTGGCGGTCTGGTGGTCTACTAGGTGAGCAACAAGAGCCAAATTCAGTCTGGGAGGTCTCACGTGGTGACGTCAGCAAGTACGTTCATCCTACCCAAAAGCCACTCGAATTGTTGGCAATACCGATAAGTAACAGTAGTCAGAAGAATGACATCGTTGTAGATCTCTTCGGCGGTAGCGGCTCAACACTCATGACTTGCGAACAAATGGGGCGTATCTGTAGAACCATGGAACTTGATCCAAAATTCTGTGATGTCATCAAGAGGAGGTTCTTAGAAGCAACAGGCATTGAACCTGTACTCATAAGAAGACTTGGAGAAGCTGCTTAA